One segment of Kiritimatiellia bacterium DNA contains the following:
- a CDS encoding tetratricopeptide repeat protein translates to MSQSTDRPLRAWIAPALIVLTALLVYGCTLDIPFYLDDQWNLLSNPSVRNWRDMFSVLAPPVGADEINLARRPFINLTFAFNYALDGYAPAGYHAFNIAVHILNGLLLYALLRRVLRGPGQDSELVRAAPILSALAALLWVAHPLNTAAVNYVNQRTELLTAFFTLATLYALHRSTTSSRPLAWKALGVGACGLGMACKEVMAVVPVLALVYDRIFLAGSWRDVFRRRKGFYAALFGTWGLLGVFLLRFSGATGGLLWRPYLLTQAWALNRYIKLAFWPHPLVFDYGVVLIHDLAAVWSAGLAVLVLIALSVALLFKAPGMGFLGLAFFLILAPTSSVNPVIGQTVAEHRMYLPLIPLIVAVLLAGWWFTRADRKLQRGVALALLLLVPVYGMAARRRNEVYRDPIRLWTDTIAAWPENDRAHNNLGTLLMKAGRIREGLAALEASVRLNPRNAKAWYNLGLTQYYVGRQEDAVSSYRQALALRPDAAAALGNMARALLSLGRADEAGPAAQRAAQLRPDDYRLFLLLGDIAYRAGRQDEAVQLIETAANLARQKGQPGPVLEMLSSRAQSYRNREPFEVVHPPGRIRVDEVILDHHDMAR, encoded by the coding sequence ATGTCACAATCCACTGACCGTCCGCTCCGGGCCTGGATCGCGCCCGCCTTAATCGTTCTGACGGCGCTCCTCGTCTACGGCTGCACGCTGGACATCCCGTTCTACCTGGACGACCAGTGGAACCTGTTGTCCAACCCCAGCGTGCGGAACTGGCGGGACATGTTTTCCGTCCTGGCCCCGCCGGTCGGGGCGGACGAGATCAACCTGGCGCGCCGCCCGTTCATCAATCTCACCTTCGCCTTCAACTACGCGCTGGACGGCTACGCCCCCGCGGGATACCACGCGTTCAACATCGCGGTGCACATCCTGAACGGTTTGCTGCTCTACGCCCTCCTGCGGCGTGTCCTGCGCGGCCCGGGGCAGGACTCCGAGCTTGTTCGCGCCGCGCCCATCCTGTCCGCGCTCGCGGCGCTGCTGTGGGTGGCACACCCGCTGAACACCGCCGCCGTGAACTACGTCAACCAGCGCACCGAGCTGCTGACGGCCTTCTTCACGCTGGCCACCCTGTATGCCCTGCACCGCTCGACGACATCCAGCCGGCCCCTGGCCTGGAAGGCGCTGGGGGTCGGGGCTTGCGGGCTGGGCATGGCCTGCAAGGAAGTCATGGCGGTCGTTCCGGTGCTGGCGCTGGTGTACGACCGCATTTTCCTGGCCGGGTCCTGGCGCGATGTGTTCCGCCGGCGGAAGGGCTTTTACGCGGCGTTGTTCGGCACGTGGGGCCTGCTCGGCGTATTCCTGCTCCGCTTTTCAGGCGCGACCGGCGGGCTGCTCTGGCGGCCGTACCTGCTGACACAGGCCTGGGCACTGAACCGCTACATCAAGCTCGCGTTCTGGCCCCATCCCCTCGTGTTCGATTACGGCGTGGTGCTGATCCATGACCTGGCCGCGGTATGGTCCGCGGGCCTGGCGGTCCTGGTTCTTATTGCGCTCTCCGTCGCGCTGCTGTTCAAGGCGCCCGGCATGGGATTCCTGGGGCTGGCCTTCTTCCTGATCCTCGCGCCCACCTCCAGCGTCAATCCGGTGATCGGCCAGACCGTCGCGGAGCACCGGATGTACCTGCCGCTGATCCCCTTGATCGTGGCCGTGCTCCTGGCCGGCTGGTGGTTCACGCGCGCGGACCGGAAGCTTCAGCGCGGCGTGGCGCTCGCGCTGCTGCTGCTCGTTCCCGTGTACGGCATGGCGGCCCGGCGCCGGAACGAGGTGTACCGGGATCCCATCCGGCTCTGGACCGACACCATCGCCGCGTGGCCGGAAAACGATCGGGCCCACAACAATCTCGGCACGCTCCTCATGAAGGCCGGGCGGATCCGCGAAGGCCTGGCGGCCCTTGAGGCTTCGGTGCGGTTGAATCCGCGCAACGCCAAGGCCTGGTACAATCTCGGGCTGACTCAATATTACGTGGGCCGGCAGGAGGACGCCGTTTCCTCCTACCGGCAGGCGCTGGCCTTGCGCCCGGACGCTGCGGCCGCCCTCGGCAACATGGCGCGGGCGCTCCTGTCGCTGGGCCGCGCGGACGAAGCCGGGCCTGCCGCGCAAAGGGCGGCGCAACTCCGGCCCGACGATTACCGCCTCTTCTTGCTCCTGGGGGATATCGCCTACCGGGCCGGGCGGCAGGACGAGGCGGTCCAGCTCATCGAGACGGCCGCGAACCTCGCGCGGCAAAAGGGGCAGCCCGGGCCCGTCCTGGAGATGCTTTCGTCCCGCGCGCAAAGCTACCGTAACCGGGAACCGTTTGAAGTCGTTCATCCGCCGGGCCGGATTCGCGTGGACGAGGTGATCCTGGACCATCACGACATGGCCCGGTAA
- a CDS encoding tetratricopeptide repeat protein produces MSPSTDRTRRAWLAPALIVLTGLLVYGHTLDIPFYLDDHWNLLTNPSVRNWRDVFSVLTPPVGTDELTLARRPVINIAHTFNYALGGYHPAGYHVFNITVHILNGLLLYALLMRTLRGRGQEADLARATPVLAALAVLLWLTHPLNTAAVNYVNQRTELLTAFFTVATLYAVQRSTTSRRPLAWKALGVGACGLGMGCKEVMAVVPMLALAYDRIFLAGSWRELFRRRKGFYAGLCATWGLLFLFMLRDPIRHGGANWWPYLMTQAWALNRYIKLALWPHPLVFDYGVVLIQDPAAVWSAGLAILALLSLSVVLLFKAPGMGFLALAFFLILAPSSSINPVLGQTIAEHRMYLPLFPLILAVLLAGWWFTRNDRKFQRGLALALLVLIPVYGTAAWRRNEVYRDPIRLWTDTVAQWPQNSRAHNNLGTLFLQAGRVDEGIASFKRAIQSGPTGYGAWYNLGLTQQFAGRYEEAIVSYRKALEFRADAPPVLGNLARLLLALDRAAEAEPYALRALPLRPDDYRLRLLLADLNARMGRTEEAARHIEAAATLAAQKGQPAGVMNLLAARAEEYRQGKPYKPPHPPDLVREHEMILDQHDMTR; encoded by the coding sequence ATGTCACCATCAACTGACCGTACCCGCCGGGCCTGGCTCGCGCCCGCGCTGATCGTGCTCACCGGCCTCCTCGTCTACGGCCACACGCTCGACATCCCGTTTTACCTCGATGACCACTGGAACCTCCTGACCAATCCCAGCGTGCGGAACTGGCGGGACGTGTTTTCCGTCCTGACGCCGCCGGTCGGCACGGACGAACTCACGCTGGCGCGCCGCCCGGTGATCAATATCGCGCATACCTTCAACTACGCGCTGGGCGGCTATCATCCCGCGGGCTACCACGTCTTCAACATCACCGTGCACATCCTGAACGGGCTCCTGCTCTACGCGCTCTTGATGCGTACCCTGCGCGGGCGCGGGCAGGAAGCGGACCTCGCGCGGGCCACGCCCGTCCTGGCGGCCCTGGCCGTCCTGCTGTGGCTGACCCATCCCTTGAACACCGCGGCCGTCAACTACGTGAACCAGCGAACCGAGCTGCTGACGGCTTTTTTCACGGTGGCCACCCTGTACGCCGTGCAGCGCTCGACGACATCCCGTCGGCCGCTGGCCTGGAAGGCGCTCGGCGTCGGGGCCTGCGGACTGGGCATGGGCTGCAAGGAAGTCATGGCGGTCGTGCCGATGCTGGCGCTGGCGTACGACCGTATTTTCCTGGCCGGGTCGTGGCGCGAACTGTTTCGCCGGCGCAAAGGCTTTTACGCGGGATTGTGCGCCACGTGGGGCCTGCTGTTCCTGTTTATGCTCCGGGACCCGATCCGGCATGGCGGGGCGAATTGGTGGCCGTACCTGATGACGCAGGCCTGGGCGCTGAACCGTTACATCAAGCTGGCGCTCTGGCCGCATCCGCTCGTGTTCGATTACGGCGTGGTGCTGATCCAAGATCCGGCCGCCGTGTGGTCCGCGGGCCTGGCGATCCTGGCCCTGCTCTCACTCTCCGTCGTACTGCTGTTCAAGGCGCCCGGCATGGGCTTCCTGGCGCTGGCGTTCTTCCTGATCTTGGCGCCCTCCTCCAGCATCAACCCCGTCCTCGGACAGACCATCGCGGAGCACCGGATGTACCTGCCGCTGTTCCCGCTGATCCTGGCCGTGCTCCTGGCCGGCTGGTGGTTTACGCGAAATGACCGGAAGTTCCAGCGCGGCCTGGCGCTCGCGCTGCTCGTTTTGATTCCCGTGTACGGGACGGCGGCCTGGCGGCGGAACGAGGTCTACCGCGACCCCATCCGCCTATGGACCGACACCGTCGCCCAGTGGCCTCAAAACTCCCGCGCGCATAACAATCTGGGAACACTGTTCCTGCAAGCCGGCCGGGTGGATGAGGGTATCGCGTCCTTCAAAAGAGCGATCCAGTCGGGCCCGACCGGATACGGGGCCTGGTACAACCTGGGGCTGACCCAGCAATTCGCCGGCCGGTACGAAGAGGCCATCGTCTCGTACCGCAAGGCATTGGAATTTCGAGCGGACGCGCCCCCGGTGCTCGGCAACCTGGCCCGGCTGCTGCTGGCGCTGGATCGCGCGGCGGAGGCCGAGCCGTATGCCCTCCGGGCCTTGCCGTTGCGGCCCGACGATTATCGTCTCCGCCTGTTGCTGGCGGATCTGAACGCCCGGATGGGGCGAACCGAGGAAGCCGCGCGGCATATCGAGGCCGCCGCAACCCTGGCCGCGCAAAAGGGACAGCCGGCCGGCGTCATGAATCTGTTGGCCGCGCGCGCCGAGGAATACCGCCAGGGCAAGCCCTATAAGCCGCCCCACCCCCCCGACCTTGTCCGGGAGCACGAGATGATCCTGGACCAGCACGACATGACCCGCTGA
- a CDS encoding tetratricopeptide repeat protein — MKTVLFKAGLALLAPALALALIEGALWAAGVSPGQSPLLRVERADGAWWMTNPRYGAAIFPRDNPPRLPPLWIPAEKKPDEIRVVVLGESAAEGFPLPAFSLARVVEVSLAHRLPSRDVRVLNLAMTAINSHQVRKIGLESLKLKPDAVILYAGNNEVIGPYGPGSVFGSFHAHPLVMGLVQRARTLRLARLLDRWRLGQAEKKTDDPVIWHGLWEFENKPVDEKNPALPSMRRYFRKNIGDLVRRLAGRGVPVVVCTMGVNLRDWPPLGAAWAESPAGQALSLRGAISDPGAVQHAGVAYETGRALDAVGRTEEALTWFRRACDLDTYRFRADSGLQAILREIALRHREEGVVLVDVDRRLHESPVLMADRERFFEHVHLTMKGRLEVAEWMAEAVLGLPTIKPLASAGPSLSRRELVERLLFLPVHESKAWSAIALLYDNPPFAGQSDAAERVPWMRAQSLSLRETSRRDWPPEQFERLVEAASASRSRDPYFHYIAGSYRMEAGRWAEAEPSFRKAMELCPHFPDAQLSLAQCLVGRGALEEAARLADEGLAWMPNMADFLGLRGEIYLRGGQIAEGIDALEKAFARRPRDVGLLITLARAYAQRGDLDRAEGLYRRGLTFVPESPFFLNNLADLLLQRGAVDVLQAREIVGLAERAVASDPESHQVRMTLARSLEAAGRRDEAGRVLEEALALAVRAGDSNAVRQLTDMQKIPHDAPGRL; from the coding sequence GTGAAAACCGTCCTGTTCAAGGCCGGGCTGGCCCTGCTGGCGCCGGCGCTGGCGCTGGCGCTCATCGAAGGCGCGTTGTGGGCCGCCGGGGTGAGCCCTGGCCAGTCGCCCCTCCTGCGGGTGGAGCGGGCCGATGGCGCCTGGTGGATGACGAATCCCCGCTACGGAGCCGCGATTTTCCCCCGCGACAACCCGCCCCGCCTGCCCCCGCTGTGGATCCCCGCCGAGAAAAAGCCCGACGAAATCAGGGTCGTGGTCCTGGGGGAATCGGCCGCCGAAGGCTTTCCGCTTCCGGCGTTCAGCCTGGCGCGCGTGGTGGAGGTCTCGCTGGCGCACCGCCTCCCGTCCCGCGACGTGCGGGTGCTCAACCTGGCCATGACCGCCATCAATTCGCACCAGGTCCGGAAGATCGGGCTGGAAAGCCTGAAACTGAAACCGGATGCGGTGATCCTTTACGCGGGCAACAACGAGGTGATCGGACCCTACGGCCCGGGTTCGGTGTTCGGCTCGTTCCATGCCCACCCCCTCGTGATGGGGCTGGTTCAGCGCGCACGGACCCTGCGACTCGCTCGCCTGTTGGACCGGTGGAGGCTCGGGCAGGCGGAGAAAAAGACGGACGATCCGGTTATTTGGCACGGGCTCTGGGAGTTTGAAAACAAGCCCGTGGACGAGAAGAATCCGGCGCTGCCCTCGATGCGCCGCTATTTCAGGAAAAACATCGGGGATCTCGTCCGCCGGCTGGCCGGCCGCGGCGTGCCCGTGGTCGTGTGCACGATGGGCGTCAACCTGCGCGACTGGCCGCCGCTTGGAGCGGCCTGGGCGGAGTCGCCGGCAGGGCAAGCCCTTTCCCTGCGGGGCGCCATCTCCGATCCCGGCGCGGTGCAGCACGCCGGCGTGGCCTACGAGACCGGCCGCGCGCTGGATGCCGTCGGGCGCACGGAGGAGGCCTTGACCTGGTTCCGCCGGGCTTGCGACCTGGACACCTATCGTTTTCGCGCGGATTCCGGGCTCCAGGCCATCCTGCGGGAAATCGCGCTTCGCCACCGGGAAGAAGGCGTCGTGCTGGTGGACGTGGATCGCCGGCTTCACGAGTCGCCCGTGCTCATGGCGGACCGCGAGCGGTTCTTTGAGCATGTCCATCTGACCATGAAAGGCCGCCTGGAAGTGGCCGAATGGATGGCGGAGGCCGTGCTCGGCCTTCCGACGATCAAGCCGCTGGCGTCGGCCGGGCCGTCCCTGTCGAGGCGCGAGCTGGTTGAGCGCCTTCTCTTCCTGCCTGTTCATGAATCCAAGGCGTGGTCGGCGATCGCCCTCCTGTACGACAACCCGCCGTTTGCCGGCCAGTCGGACGCCGCCGAGCGGGTGCCGTGGATGCGCGCGCAGAGTTTGTCCTTGCGCGAAACGTCGCGGAGGGACTGGCCCCCCGAACAATTCGAGCGCCTTGTCGAGGCCGCCTCCGCTTCGCGGTCGCGCGATCCCTACTTTCACTACATCGCGGGCTCATACCGGATGGAGGCAGGGCGGTGGGCGGAGGCCGAGCCATCCTTTCGGAAAGCCATGGAGCTCTGTCCGCATTTTCCGGATGCGCAGCTATCCCTGGCGCAATGCCTGGTCGGGCGGGGGGCCCTCGAGGAGGCGGCGAGGCTGGCGGATGAGGGATTGGCCTGGATGCCTAACATGGCGGATTTTCTCGGGTTGCGGGGGGAGATTTATCTCCGCGGCGGCCAGATCGCCGAGGGTATTGATGCGCTGGAGAAGGCGTTTGCGCGGCGTCCGAGGGACGTCGGGCTGCTGATCACGCTGGCCCGGGCCTATGCGCAGAGGGGGGACCTGGACCGGGCGGAAGGGCTTTATCGCCGGGGGCTGACCTTCGTTCCGGAGAGCCCTTTCTTTCTCAACAACCTGGCCGATCTCCTCCTGCAGCGCGGAGCTGTGGATGTGTTGCAGGCCAGGGAGATCGTCGGGCTCGCCGAAAGGGCGGTCGCTTCGGACCCCGAATCCCATCAGGTCCGGATGACCCTGGCCCGCAGCTTGGAAGCCGCGGGCCGGCGGGATGAGGCGGGGCGTGTTCTGGAGGAGGCCCTGGCGCTGGCCGTCCGGGCCGGGGATTCCAATGCCGTGCGGCAGCTGACCGATATGCAAAAGATCCCTCATGACGCTCCCGGCCGCTTGTAG
- a CDS encoding tetratricopeptide repeat protein produces the protein MKPSLQHALLALALFLATMALYYPALKCDFVDYDDPLYVTGNAWVRRGLTLEGVLCSFREPVAGIWHPLTMWSHMLDVELFGLNPAGHHLQSLLWHAANTALLFLLLSRVAGGVWPAFAVAALWAAHPLNADSAVWIAERKNLVSTFFWLATIGLYIRFTRRPSPNAMMPVLAGFALALMAKPMPVTLPFTLLLLDVWPLRRVDGFGRISWRAWKDLLAEKAPLFILVAVFILSALKTQVMAGATEMAAPLPLGARLAYLPVFYVDYLRLVFRPRGLCVLYPAPTVPPTAGPVLGALLILGAISAWAVRQRHRRPWLLVGWLWFLGTLVPVIGLVSLGLHRIADRYMYVPMLGLLLMGVWTLFDAARGRRRPAAFAAAAAAVLALGLVTRLILPHWKDSEALFRRALDVTENNYTMHYNLGRQLLFRKRFDDALARFREAIRLRPDYYIAHNNLGWTLILKGDPAAAMPHLEEALRLAPHDPQVRKNLAMALEQLGRAAE, from the coding sequence ATGAAACCTTCTCTTCAACATGCCCTGCTCGCCCTTGCCCTCTTCCTGGCGACCATGGCCCTGTACTATCCCGCGCTGAAATGCGATTTCGTGGACTACGACGATCCGCTGTATGTCACGGGAAACGCCTGGGTGCGCCGGGGGCTGACCCTGGAGGGAGTTCTGTGCTCATTCCGCGAGCCGGTGGCCGGCATCTGGCACCCGCTGACGATGTGGTCGCACATGCTCGACGTTGAGCTCTTCGGATTGAATCCGGCGGGACACCATCTCCAAAGCCTCCTCTGGCACGCGGCCAACACCGCGCTGCTGTTCCTGCTGTTGAGCCGCGTCGCGGGCGGCGTCTGGCCCGCCTTCGCTGTCGCCGCCCTGTGGGCGGCGCACCCGCTGAACGCGGATTCGGCGGTCTGGATCGCCGAGCGCAAGAACCTCGTGAGCACGTTTTTCTGGCTCGCGACAATCGGCCTGTACATTCGTTTTACCCGGCGCCCGTCGCCGAACGCGATGATGCCCGTTCTGGCGGGCTTCGCCCTGGCCCTGATGGCCAAGCCCATGCCGGTCACCCTGCCGTTCACCCTCCTGCTGCTCGACGTCTGGCCGCTGCGGCGCGTGGACGGATTCGGACGGATTTCATGGCGCGCGTGGAAGGACCTGCTCGCGGAGAAGGCGCCGCTGTTCATTCTTGTCGCGGTCTTCATCTTGAGCGCGCTGAAGACCCAGGTCATGGCCGGGGCCACGGAAATGGCGGCTCCCCTGCCCCTGGGCGCGCGCCTGGCCTATCTGCCCGTTTTCTACGTGGACTATCTCCGGCTGGTCTTCCGGCCGCGCGGGCTGTGCGTGCTGTATCCCGCTCCGACCGTTCCCCCGACGGCCGGACCGGTCCTGGGCGCCCTGCTGATTCTCGGCGCGATCTCGGCATGGGCCGTCCGGCAGCGGCACAGACGGCCGTGGCTCCTGGTCGGCTGGCTCTGGTTCCTCGGCACCCTGGTGCCGGTGATCGGCCTGGTATCGCTCGGTTTGCACCGGATCGCCGACCGGTACATGTATGTCCCGATGCTGGGCCTCCTGCTGATGGGGGTCTGGACGCTCTTCGACGCCGCGCGGGGACGCCGGCGCCCGGCGGCTTTCGCGGCGGCCGCCGCGGCCGTCCTGGCCCTCGGACTGGTCACGCGGCTCATCCTTCCGCACTGGAAGGACAGCGAAGCCCTTTTCCGCCGGGCCCTTGACGTGACGGAAAATAACTACACCATGCACTACAACCTGGGCCGGCAGCTGCTGTTCCGTAAGCGCTTCGATGACGCGCTGGCCCGCTTCCGGGAAGCGATCCGCCTTCGTCCCGACTACTACATCGCGCACAACAACCTCGGGTGGACGCTGATCCTGAAGGGAGACCCCGCGGCCGCCATGCCGCATCTCGAGGAGGCGCTGCGGCTGGCGCCCCACGATCCGCAGGTGCGCAAGAACCTGGCCATGGCCCTGGAGCAGTTGGGACGAGCCGCCGAATGA
- a CDS encoding tetratricopeptide repeat protein: MQPVEASVPKSGMARRLVLPLGLLLLVFAAYAPVLKGDFIWDDEAYVVDNLTLRSAAGLRAIWIPGNTTQYYPLTFTGFWIQYHLWGLNPLGYHAVNVLLHGLTAILLAYVLQRLGLQWAWWAGALFALHPVNVMSVAWITELKNVLSGFLLLGALLSYVVYLEKKEPGRGASPRPFYGLAFVLFAGAILAKSGAFILLVALPLIAWWKKGRVSRADWLGYLPWLGFSVAISLVTIHLEHTPVWEAPDPPSFSYPQRLILSGQSFWFYLSKALLPLDLVFFYPQWTVDAARVSNYAWPASVLILLAVLWARRNRWGRGPLVAVSLYYFSTAGLILLHVLYMTRFTYVSDHWQYFGLMALIPMLAGGLWHALPRRPGGRAWTLAVLFGVCVVLIWRQSVPYRNLESLWRHTLRGNPRSEIALINLGTLLAQQGRLQEAMEQYQRARQIHPDHLDVLDGIGGLLAMQGRGAEALEHYRQVLQRYEGSASIHGNYAALLFQYGDVRAALPHMERALKMAPRHRRVRANLLGALTNRARREVRNGRTAEARELCREVRALDRELGDSLVEKVRLVDRAPGRE, translated from the coding sequence ATGCAGCCGGTTGAAGCCAGCGTGCCGAAGTCCGGCATGGCGCGCCGGCTTGTCCTTCCGCTCGGTTTGCTGCTCCTGGTCTTTGCGGCCTATGCGCCGGTCTTGAAGGGGGATTTTATCTGGGATGACGAGGCGTACGTCGTGGACAACCTGACGTTGCGCTCCGCGGCGGGGCTGCGCGCGATCTGGATTCCTGGAAACACCACCCAATACTATCCCCTGACCTTCACGGGGTTCTGGATCCAGTACCATCTGTGGGGACTGAATCCCCTCGGGTACCACGCCGTCAATGTTCTCCTGCACGGGTTGACGGCGATCCTGCTGGCGTACGTCCTGCAGCGCCTGGGCCTGCAATGGGCGTGGTGGGCCGGGGCGCTGTTTGCGCTGCATCCCGTCAACGTCATGTCGGTCGCCTGGATCACCGAGTTGAAGAACGTGTTGAGCGGTTTTCTTCTCCTCGGCGCCCTGCTGTCATATGTTGTTTACTTGGAGAAAAAAGAACCCGGCCGCGGCGCCTCACCACGTCCTTTTTATGGCCTGGCCTTCGTATTGTTTGCCGGCGCGATCCTGGCCAAATCGGGCGCGTTCATCCTCCTGGTCGCGCTCCCGTTGATCGCCTGGTGGAAAAAGGGCCGGGTGTCCCGGGCGGACTGGCTGGGGTATCTCCCCTGGCTCGGCTTCAGCGTGGCCATATCCCTGGTCACGATTCATCTCGAACACACTCCCGTGTGGGAGGCTCCGGATCCACCGAGTTTTTCCTATCCGCAGCGGCTGATCCTGTCGGGGCAGTCCTTCTGGTTCTACCTGTCGAAGGCGCTGCTCCCGCTGGACCTGGTGTTCTTCTATCCGCAATGGACCGTGGACGCGGCCCGGGTGTCGAACTACGCTTGGCCGGCCTCGGTGCTGATCCTGCTCGCGGTCCTCTGGGCGCGGCGGAACCGCTGGGGCCGGGGCCCGTTGGTCGCCGTGTCGCTGTACTACTTTTCGACCGCTGGACTGATTCTGCTGCACGTGCTCTACATGACCCGGTTCACGTACGTGTCCGATCACTGGCAGTATTTCGGCCTGATGGCCCTGATCCCCATGCTGGCGGGAGGCCTGTGGCACGCGTTGCCCCGCCGCCCGGGAGGACGGGCGTGGACGCTGGCCGTGTTGTTCGGCGTGTGCGTCGTGCTGATCTGGCGCCAGTCCGTGCCGTATCGGAACCTGGAAAGCCTGTGGCGGCACACGTTGCGCGGGAATCCGCGGTCCGAAATCGCCCTCATCAACCTGGGCACCCTTCTGGCGCAGCAGGGGCGGTTGCAGGAGGCGATGGAGCAATACCAGCGAGCGCGGCAAATTCACCCGGACCACCTCGATGTCCTGGACGGGATCGGCGGCCTCCTCGCCATGCAGGGGCGGGGCGCCGAGGCCCTGGAGCATTACCGGCAGGTGTTGCAGCGGTACGAGGGGAGCGCCTCGATCCACGGCAACTACGCGGCGCTGCTGTTTCAGTATGGGGATGTCCGGGCGGCGCTGCCTCACATGGAGCGGGCGCTGAAGATGGCGCCCCGCCACCGGCGGGTGCGCGCCAACCTGCTGGGCGCGCTGACCAACCGCGCGCGGCGGGAGGTCCGGAACGGACGGACCGCGGAGGCGCGGGAGCTATGCCGGGAAGTCCGCGCCCTGGATCGGGAACTGGGGGACAGCCTTGTCGAGAAGGTGCGTCTGGTCGATCGTGCGCCCGGCCGCGAATAG
- a CDS encoding SGNH/GDSL hydrolase family protein, which produces MKRALLAAGSAAAALVLGEAAVRLFNLGPDVFHVELGMVTLSSDPELRYELVPGFQNPSKDVLVNALGMRDVERTTARAPGALRVACVGDSIAFGMGADNRHTFPVHLERILGGHPSLSGRPVEVLNFGVPGYAIGQVAQTLETKVSGFHPDLVLYLFSLNDAQRYSQELDLLLTRSALTSPDRNYVKALWRQSSRRLGGSRLWLILNHTAAGFFGSRESPPDQNLMPHPRNDMFQLLAGNGIAFYASLYMEPEAWLRVCRGLERIRAWSLERNIPVYVIIMPVFSDADDRTLAALHHRVAEQARSLDLPVMDLLDMFRRRATDLGRRLNSDLLHPNALGYEEAAQAVARRLLSEGVLP; this is translated from the coding sequence ATGAAAAGGGCGTTGCTGGCGGCTGGATCCGCGGCCGCCGCCCTCGTGCTGGGCGAGGCCGCCGTCCGCTTGTTCAACCTCGGGCCGGATGTCTTTCACGTGGAACTCGGCATGGTCACGCTGTCGTCCGATCCGGAACTCCGCTACGAGTTGGTTCCGGGTTTTCAGAACCCGTCCAAAGACGTCCTCGTCAATGCGCTGGGCATGAGGGATGTCGAGCGGACAACGGCGCGCGCACCCGGCGCCCTCCGCGTGGCCTGCGTCGGCGATTCCATCGCGTTCGGCATGGGCGCCGACAATCGCCACACATTTCCGGTGCACCTGGAACGGATTCTCGGCGGGCATCCGTCGCTTTCGGGCCGGCCCGTGGAGGTGCTCAATTTCGGGGTGCCCGGCTATGCCATCGGGCAGGTGGCGCAAACGTTGGAGACGAAAGTCTCCGGCTTTCACCCGGATCTCGTGCTCTACCTCTTTTCGCTGAACGACGCGCAGCGCTACAGCCAGGAACTGGATCTGCTGCTGACCCGCTCCGCGCTGACCTCGCCCGACCGGAACTACGTGAAGGCACTCTGGCGCCAATCCTCCCGCCGGCTCGGGGGAAGCCGGCTCTGGCTTATCCTGAATCACACGGCGGCCGGCTTCTTCGGCAGCCGGGAATCGCCCCCGGATCAGAATCTGATGCCGCATCCCCGTAACGACATGTTCCAATTGCTCGCCGGAAACGGCATCGCTTTCTATGCCTCCCTCTACATGGAACCCGAGGCCTGGCTGCGGGTCTGCCGGGGGCTTGAGCGGATTCGCGCGTGGAGCCTGGAGCGCAACATTCCCGTGTACGTGATCATCATGCCGGTGTTCTCCGACGCCGACGACCGGACCCTGGCGGCGCTGCATCACCGCGTGGCCGAGCAAGCGAGGTCATTGGATTTACCCGTGATGGATCTTCTCGACATGTTTCGCCGGCGCGCGACCGATCTGGGGCGCAGACTGAACTCCGACCTTCTCCATCCCAATGCCCTCGGCTACGAAGAGGCGGCGCAGGCGGTGGCCCGCCGCCTGCTCTCGGAAGGCGTTCTTCCATGA